Proteins encoded together in one Peribacillus asahii window:
- a CDS encoding MFS transporter: MQNNQINNKKRHVILALLFLGWCLSYLDRMAMNVGIVEIAKDFNLSPSVMGVVLSSFFAGYALMQLPGGWLADKFGSRKVIAIAILFWSIFTVLTGMAWSLMSMIMIRFMFGLGEGAYPAASSKAIADVFPKAERTSAQTIMMSSNSLGGVIAPLIATPLLVWIGWHNLFITIGILGVFVAALLWYYLSPKNMQVETVEEETVQKASFKDVLKIRTSWQLAIMWFGVSTVVWGLISWMPPYLVNVRGLDLMSMGMLTSIPALAGAVGVIIGGQLIKSLLSGKEKYLAIVSFIIMIVSLYLLFNAPSVSLVITYQAICMFFHGPIVAIIFSLPHKMFSKNVIGSTFGMINLGGMIGAFLAPMVMGYLIEVFNGLYVSAFMYIIACAVLGIFAAAGLITKKNLSSEAHEGTRDETVI; this comes from the coding sequence GTGCAAAACAACCAAATTAATAATAAAAAGAGGCATGTGATTCTTGCACTGCTATTTTTAGGATGGTGCTTGTCTTATCTTGATAGGATGGCAATGAATGTTGGGATTGTGGAAATTGCAAAAGATTTTAATCTTAGCCCTTCTGTTATGGGGGTTGTGCTGAGTAGTTTTTTTGCTGGCTACGCTTTAATGCAATTGCCTGGAGGCTGGCTTGCTGATAAATTCGGATCCAGAAAAGTAATTGCTATTGCTATTTTGTTTTGGTCAATATTTACCGTTTTGACAGGAATGGCTTGGTCTCTTATGTCTATGATTATGATTCGGTTTATGTTCGGTCTCGGAGAAGGAGCATATCCTGCAGCAAGCTCCAAAGCAATCGCTGATGTTTTTCCTAAAGCAGAGCGAACTAGTGCTCAGACAATTATGATGTCCTCCAATTCACTTGGTGGAGTGATTGCTCCTTTAATTGCTACGCCGTTACTTGTGTGGATTGGTTGGCATAACCTCTTTATCACCATAGGTATATTAGGTGTTTTTGTTGCAGCTTTACTTTGGTATTATTTAAGTCCGAAAAATATGCAGGTCGAAACAGTTGAGGAAGAAACGGTTCAAAAAGCTTCTTTTAAAGATGTTTTAAAAATTCGGACAAGCTGGCAGTTGGCCATTATGTGGTTTGGAGTAAGTACAGTCGTATGGGGCCTTATTTCATGGATGCCTCCTTATCTTGTAAATGTGAGAGGTCTTGATTTGATGTCTATGGGGATGCTGACGTCAATTCCTGCACTTGCTGGGGCTGTCGGTGTTATTATTGGCGGACAACTTATTAAGTCTTTATTAAGCGGCAAAGAAAAATATCTTGCAATTGTAAGCTTTATCATCATGATTGTATCTCTTTATTTGTTATTCAACGCACCGTCTGTTTCACTAGTTATTACGTATCAAGCTATATGTATGTTTTTTCATGGCCCAATTGTGGCTATCATATTTAGCCTTCCGCATAAAATGTTCTCAAAGAACGTTATTGGGTCTACATTTGGGATGATTAATCTTGGCGGGATGATTGGGGCATTCCTTGCACCAATGGTTATGGGCTATTTAATTGAAGTTTTTAATGGATTATATGTATCCGCATTCATGTATATCATTGCCTGTGCTGTTTTAGGTATCTTTGCGGCAGCGGGGCTTATCACGAAAAAGAATCTTTCAAGCGAAGCTCATGAGGGGACTCGCGACGAAACAGTTATATAA